The Streptomyces sp. NBC_01276 genome contains the following window.
GCGAGCAGCATGGCGGCGGCGAGGCCGGCGGCGATGATCAGCCAGCCGCGCAGGATCGCGCCGCGCATCTGTTCGGTGGGTGATTCGGTGGCGACGACGGCGACGACGTCCCCGTCGAGCACGACCGGGGAGACCACGAGGAGCTTGCCGTCGGTCTGCCAGGGCCACACCTGCCCGGGGTCGTGGCTGCGGCGTCCGGCGAGCGCCTCCTCGAAGGCCCGACGGCCCTCCCCCGACTCGGGGAGCTGCCACCAGCCGGGGGCGCGGACCATGGCGTTGTCGTCGCGGTAGAAGATCCCGACGCGGATCCCGTACAGCTCGTGGTAGCGGGCGAGTTCCAGCTGGAGGGTGTCGCGGCGCTCGTCGGCGCCGGTGGAACCGGAGCCCTCGGCGTCGATGACGAACTGGGCGAGGGCCGCGAAGCGGGCGCTGTCGTCGATCCGGTCGACGACCACCTTCTGCTGCTGGGCGGCGGCCAGGCTGACGGCGAGGGGGAAGCCGAGCGCGAGCAGCACCCCCGCCATGAGGACGACGAGGAGCGGGAGCAGCCGGGCACGCACGGCGGGACCCCTAGGGCGCGGCCGGGGTGACGAGCCGGTAGCCCACCCCGCGGACGGTCTCGATGAGCGCGGGCATCCCCAGCTTGGAGCGCAGCGAGGCGACGTGCACCTCAAGGGTGCGGCCGGTCCCTTCCCAACTGGTGCGCCACACCTCGCTGATGATCTGTTCGCGGCGGAAGACCACGCCCGGCCGCTGCGCGAGCAGGGCCAGCAGGTCGAACTCCTTGCGGGTGAGCGGCACGTCGGCGCCGTTCACGCTGACCCGGCGGGTCGGGAGCTCGATGGCGACCGCGCCGAGCCGCACCAGCGCCGGAGTGCCGTTGCCGCCGGCGGTGGCGGCGGACTCCTCGGAGCCCCCGGTGCGGCGGGCGACGGCGTGGATGCGGGCCAGCAGCTCGCCGGTGTCGTAGGGCTTGACCACGTAGTCGTCGGCGCCCATGTTCAGGCCGTGGATGCGCGAGCGCACGTCGGCCCGCGCGGTGACCATGATGACCGGCGTGGCGGTGCGCTTGCGGATCTTGCCGCAGACCTCGTAGCCGTCCTGGTCGGGCAGGCCGAGGTCGAGCAGGATCACCCCGTAGGGGGAGGCGCCGGACGGGGCACCGGCCGGCAGCAGCGCCTGCAGGGCCTCCTCGCCGTTGCGGGCGTGGGTCACCTGGAAGCCGTGCCGGGCGAGGATCGCGGACAGGGCGGCGGCGACGTGGTCATCGTCCTCGACGAGCAGCAGTCTCATGGCGTCCCCCTTTCCTCGATTCCTGGATGTGTACACGGGCACCCTGCATCCACGCCCATGAAGAGTCCCACGTCAAGGGGGTTACGGTCCGGCGAGTCTTCTGTTATCCACCCGGTACGGGCGAAACGTGCCGGGGGCGGGTGTCACGTACGGAGCGTATCGGCGCGAGGCCGGATCGTTATGCTCAATTCTCCCTCAGATGTGATGACGCTGTGCGCAACCCGTCACTACTGTCCTCCCAACCGACGGAGGACGGAGCAAGAAGCCGATGAGCGGAGTATCAGTGACCAAGGACGTTCAGGACGCGGCGGGAGCCGCGGACGGCCTGGTCGTACTGAGCAACGTCAACAAGCACTTCGGCGCGCTGCACGTGCTTCAGGACATCGATCTGAGCATTGCCCGCGGTGAGGTCGTCGTGGTGATCGGTCCTTCGGGATCGGGCAAGTCCACGCTGTGCCGGACGATCAACCGGCTGGAGACGATCGACTCGGGGAGCATCACGCTCGACGGGAAGCCGCTGCCGGCCGAGGGCAAGGAACTGGCCCGGCTGCGTGCCGACGTGGGCATGGTCTTCCAGTCGTTCAACCTGTTCGCGCACAAGACGGTGCTGCAGAACGTGATGCTGGGTCAGCTCAAGGTCCGCAAGACGGACCAGGCGACCGCCCTGGAGAGGGCGAAGTCGCTGCTCGACCGGGTGGGCGTCGGCTCGCAGGCCGACAAGTACCCGGCCCAGCTGTCCGGAGGCCAGCAGCAGCGCGTCGCGATCGCCAGGGCGCTCGCGATGGAGCCCAAGGTGATGCTCTTCGACGAGCCCACCTCGGCGCTCGACCCGGAGATGATCAACGAGGTGCTGGAGGTCATGCAGCAGCTCGCGGCCGAGGGCATGACGATGGTCGTCGTCACGCACGAGATGGGCTTCGCCCGCTCCGCCGCCAACCGGGTCGTCTTCATGGCCGACGGAAAGATCGTCGAACAGGCCACGCCCGAACAGTTCTTCAGCAACCCGCGCAGCGACCGCGCCAAGGACTTCCTGTCGAAGATCCTGCACCACTGACGCCCGCGTCTGGTAGTGATCCGGTCGACGGCGCACGCCGTCGCCACGACGTGCCCCGCTCGTCGTCCAACAACGTCTCATCCGAGGGAAGTTCACCATGAAGGTTCTCAAGGTCGGCGCGGCCGCCGCCACGGCCGTCGTCCTCGCCCTGACCGCGACCGCCTGCGGCGGCGGCTCGAAGGACTCGGCCTCCGACGCGGGCGCGTCGGGCGGCGGCAAGTCGGACAAGATCGTCATCGGCATCAAGTTCGACCAGCCCGGCCTGGGCCTGAAGACCCCCGACGGCAAGTACACCGGCTTCGACGTGGACGTGGCCACGTACGTGGCCAAGGAGCTGGGCTACCAGCCGGACCAGATCGAGTGGAAGCAGGCCGTCAGCGCCGAGCGCGAGAACCTGATCTCCAACGGCGACGTGAAGTTCATCGCCGCGACGTACTCGATCAACGACAAGCGCAAGGCGAAGGTCGACTTCGCGGGCCCGTACTTCCTGGCCCACCAGGACCTGCTGGTCCGCACCGACGACAGCAGCATCACCAAGGTCGAGGACCTCAACAAGAAGAAGCTCTGCTCCGTCACCGGCTCCACCTCGGCGCAGAACGTCAAGAAGGACCTGGCCAAGGACGCCGACCTGCAGGAGCTCCCGGGCTACTCCGAGTGCCTGACGGGCCTGGAGAACAAGGCCGTTGACGCGCTGACCACGGACGACTCGATCCTGGCCGGCTACGCCGCGCAGGAGAAGAACAAGGGCAAGTTCAAGCTCGTCGGTCTGAAGATGAGCAACGAGAACTACGGCATCGGTCTGAAGAAGGGCGACAAGGAGCTCCAGACCAAGATCAACGCCGCGCTCCGGAAGATGGTCTCGGACGGCTCCTGGGAGGCGGCCGTGAAGAAGAACCTCGGCCCGGCCGACTACAAGAACGAGCCTGCCCCGCAGATCACCGAAGGCAGCTGATTTCCCGGTGGGGCGCGCCGCCGCCCGCCCGTCCGCGGGCGGCGGCGCGCCCCACCGGCCACTCTGGGGAGAGCGCAGGGCAACGTGTTCGACTTTCTTGATTCCGGGCAGTACGACCTGCTCGGAGCCTTCTGGGTGACGGTTCAGCTCACCCTCTACTCGGCGGTGGGCTCCCTGATCTGGGGCACCGTCCTGGCCGGGATGCGGGTCAGCCCGGTCCCGCTGCTGCGGGGCTTCGGCACCGCTTACGTCAACCTGGTCCGCAACACGCCGCTGACCCTGCTGATCATCGGCTGCTCACTGGGGCTGAACCAGACCATGGGCGTCACGCTGGGCGGCGGCACCTTCAAGGAGACCGGCTTCCGGCTCGCGGTCCTCGGACTGATCGCCTACACCGGCACCTTCGTCTGCGAGGCGCTGCGCTCGGGCATCAACACGGTGCCCGTCGGCCAGGCCGAGGCCGCCCGCGCGCTGGGGCTGAGCTTCACGCAGGTGCTCACCCTGATCGTGCTCCCCCAGGCCTGGCGGGCGGTCGTCGCCCCGCTCGCCAACGTACTGATCGCGCTCACCAAGAACACCACGGTGGCGGCGGCCATCGGCGTGGCCGAAGCGGCCCTGCTGATGAAGGAAATGGTCGAGAACGAGGCGGACGCGCTCTTCGCCGTCTTCG
Protein-coding sequences here:
- a CDS encoding response regulator transcription factor, with product MRLLLVEDDDHVAAALSAILARHGFQVTHARNGEEALQALLPAGAPSGASPYGVILLDLGLPDQDGYEVCGKIRKRTATPVIMVTARADVRSRIHGLNMGADDYVVKPYDTGELLARIHAVARRTGGSEESAATAGGNGTPALVRLGAVAIELPTRRVSVNGADVPLTRKEFDLLALLAQRPGVVFRREQIISEVWRTSWEGTGRTLEVHVASLRSKLGMPALIETVRGVGYRLVTPAAP
- a CDS encoding amino acid ABC transporter ATP-binding protein, translating into MSGVSVTKDVQDAAGAADGLVVLSNVNKHFGALHVLQDIDLSIARGEVVVVIGPSGSGKSTLCRTINRLETIDSGSITLDGKPLPAEGKELARLRADVGMVFQSFNLFAHKTVLQNVMLGQLKVRKTDQATALERAKSLLDRVGVGSQADKYPAQLSGGQQQRVAIARALAMEPKVMLFDEPTSALDPEMINEVLEVMQQLAAEGMTMVVVTHEMGFARSAANRVVFMADGKIVEQATPEQFFSNPRSDRAKDFLSKILHH
- a CDS encoding glutamate ABC transporter substrate-binding protein, producing the protein MKVLKVGAAAATAVVLALTATACGGGSKDSASDAGASGGGKSDKIVIGIKFDQPGLGLKTPDGKYTGFDVDVATYVAKELGYQPDQIEWKQAVSAERENLISNGDVKFIAATYSINDKRKAKVDFAGPYFLAHQDLLVRTDDSSITKVEDLNKKKLCSVTGSTSAQNVKKDLAKDADLQELPGYSECLTGLENKAVDALTTDDSILAGYAAQEKNKGKFKLVGLKMSNENYGIGLKKGDKELQTKINAALRKMVSDGSWEAAVKKNLGPADYKNEPAPQITEGS
- a CDS encoding amino acid ABC transporter permease; amino-acid sequence: MFDFLDSGQYDLLGAFWVTVQLTLYSAVGSLIWGTVLAGMRVSPVPLLRGFGTAYVNLVRNTPLTLLIIGCSLGLNQTMGVTLGGGTFKETGFRLAVLGLIAYTGTFVCEALRSGINTVPVGQAEAARALGLSFTQVLTLIVLPQAWRAVVAPLANVLIALTKNTTVAAAIGVAEAALLMKEMVENEADALFAVFGIFALGFCLLTLPTGLLLGWVAKRVAVKR